In Aythya fuligula isolate bAytFul2 chromosome 25, bAytFul2.pri, whole genome shotgun sequence, the DNA window GTTtgcaaggagaaagaggaggaggaggaggcacgGAGggcaaaagaagcagaaatgaggAGTTGTACTGCTATCCTCAAAGTGAAggtaatagaagaaaaaaaaataattagaaattaaaCCTGATGAGCAGCTAAGGCTCTGTggtttatggggaaaaaatcagtGCCCAGAGGGAGACCTGGTGGGCCACACTGGAGGAGAAGCATTTCCCAGCCAAGCCTTTCCCATCCCAGAGGGATAAAGGAGAAGGAGGACCAGGAGGTGATGGAGGCCATCCCCTTttgcctccccctgccccatcagccccccagcagcagccaggagggacGCTGGGTGCTGGTGACACTCTCCTGGGCTGGAGACATTTGGGATTCTCTTCACTAGAGCATCTCTTCGAGAGCTGCATCCCTGTGTGATGCTTGGAAATGGAGGCTGCGGCCCCCCGCTACTGGTAAAGCTGCTCCAGCAGTTAATTACTTCtgtgcttaaaataaaagaagacatCTTGTTCTTAATTGGAATTTCTCCACCTTCCAGCCCTGGACCTTGCCATGACTTTGGGTAGTAAATTAAAGAGCCCTCGAGTTGAGAGCCCCCTGGCTCGTACTCTGCTTTCCACTTGCAGGACTCCTCCTCCAAGCAGAGGAGGATCTCTAAGTCCCAATTACGACCCCTATAAAATTTTGCAAAGCCACAATTCGCCTGGAGAAGTTCATTTCTGGCCTGATGCccccagcccagagctggaAATTGCAAGATGTGAAGGGGAAATGTGTTGTGGGGCTGGTACCAACGGCTCGTGTCTCCCTGGAGTCctccagcaggggctgcagcagtgaggTGCTGCcccaaactgctccagctctgcatcCCCACAGGGACTTTGGCACGAGGGACAAAGGTTTCTGAAGCATCTcatccagcacagcacccaggaGAAGCTGCTTGGtgctttaataataaatattaacaacACCGAATAGTGCATGAGGCACCTATGGTGCTCTCCAGCTGGAGTCCAAAACACCAATGGTAGAGGGAATGGTTTGAGGGCAGCTCCTGTTTTGGGGAGAGGGATTTTGGTGTCCTCCcatgggctgggggtgcagtggGGGTGTCTCAGCCTGTCCACACCACAAAGTGCTCCTGGGGTCACTCCAgtttcaaaggaaacaaaattaattgcaCATATCTCGCATTTTAATCTCTGGTTTGCAGGCATCGCGTTGAGATCGGAGCAGCCGATCCCGGCAGCGGCTGAACCTTCACCCCCGTCCcagcatggcagcagcagccacaatAACCGTGATCAAAGAGGCTTTTTCTCTACACCTACAAAATTACAGCCTGCGAGGGCTCGGTGCTGGCTTTGTCTGGGAGCCGGCGATGTTTCTGCAGGGACCACGAACGAGATCGCTGCGCgcggcagaggggcaggcgaGCAGGATGAAATCAGAGATGTGCTTACACCGGGGAAATTTCTCAGCAACTATTTCCATGGGCTGTAGCTCCAATTTAGCTGAACTGTAGGGAATATATTCTGTTTTAGTCCCCCCACCATAAAGAAGGCCGAGGAGAGAGGCTATTTCAGGCCCTGAGCCCGCAAACACCGAGCGCTGCAAACCGGAGCAGCTccgctggcagggctggggctcagcagccGAGCATTCAAAGCAGACGATGCCTCTAATTCAGCAAAGTATTTAAGCATGCACTTAAGTTTCAGCATGTGCTTGGGGCCCCTGGAGATCTCGCTGGGTCCTAAACACATGCTGAAGTGCTTCAGTGAATGCCGAAGGGGGGCCGGGGAGAGCCGTTACCCTCCGAAATAATTACCCGGCGAAGGCGCCGGAGCCGCGTGTGCCTGGCTGAGCGCGGAGCTCGTGCAGCAGGGAGCTATCTCGCCTTGGCTGGGAGATGAATGAGGACTTCACGCAGCTTCTTCCTCCGTCAGGACCTTGTGGTACCTTCGGGACCCCCTGCACGCAACGATTGCACTGGCTGTGCCCAAGGGTGCACCACGTCTGTGCCAAGATGTAACCTCTCTGGGCACCCGCACCCTATGCTCCCCCTTGCCCCCCCAGCTCTGtctgggttgttttttcttgggaTTTCCCATGGAAGGACCCGCAAGTGGGGTGTTGGCTGGGCTCTGGGTGCACCCCTccctcctgggctgcaccagGGTCTCTcggggctgtgtgtgtgttggcaAAGGCACGTTTTGTGTAGGGTTGTGGTTAAACCAACCCCAAATCCTCACTTACAATGCGCAGGGACAAGGCGTAAGCCCAGGAAAAAGAATGGCTGCGGTCTTAACCCACAACAGGAACATCGCTGGCAGGATTGGTGCCCATCGAGAGGGATGGAAGGGCCCCGTGAGCCTGGCTGGTTTGCAGTCACCAGATCCCTCAGCTCAGCACAACCAGGCACAGGCGGGGGCCTGAAGCTGCCCATTGATCTgctccatttttaattttaattgcttaccagagaaagaagcagcagcaggacaggagagCAGATCCCACATCCCCACCTCCCGCAGGGGTGCTCTCAGATGGGGGCTGGCCTGGCCTGCACGGGGCCCCCCTACTTCTCCTACATCATAAGTGAGGTTTGCTAATCTGAAGCCTTCTAGATGCACACCAGTGTGcaaaggattattatttttttttttttaaacaaaagcagaaaaatcaaggACTTCCTCCCCAccctattttttcccctcttttttctttttgtaacatTATCCGCAGAAGTTTTGATGTTTATAAGATAACAAAAGATTATCCACACTTGCTGGAAATGGGGCTGACTCCTGGCAGAAACCAGCCAGCCCCCCAGGGATGCGAATTAAGCAACACGTCACCACCAGCACGTCTGTTTCTTTTGCCCGAGTCACCTCCTTGTCCTCCACTTTCCTCTGGTTGATGGCAGCAAACAAATgacagggctgcaggaaggagctggggatggGTTTGTGGCTGATTATCTGAgtgccccccccaaaaaaacaagaaacaaacaaacaaaaaaaaagaacatatatCCCAAAGggaaaggccttttttttttttttttttttttgtatttccaaaACAGGGACTGTCCAGCGAAGGAGCTGACCCCGCTGGGGTGCCGCAGGGTGCTGGAGTGTGTGGGGAAGGGGTGATCTGCTGCTCACCCCTATGGCTCTTCAACCACTTGGGGCATTGTCCCCTCGGGGCCGGACCCTGCCGAGAACATCCCAGCTGTCCCAAGACGGGATGTCTGCTGGATCCAGACCCTACACGTGGATCCAGAccctgcaggagctctgcaAGCCCCAtggccagctctgctcccgTCCATCTACCACGCCGCTTTGTCTCTTGGTCAAGTCCACGGAATCCCTCCTCGTCTCATTTACTTTGTTCCGTTTCacgtttttttgttgttttttttttttttttttttggtaaaaaatagtttctccctccccaccccattTTACCCCACggtcagcccccagcagcgCGGGGCCTTCAGGAGTCCAGGGGCGCCGCTTGCACCTCCACGGCCAGGAGCTGTCCGCCACGAGACCCCCGAGCCCAGTGCGGGGCGAGGTGGGGATAAACCACGCGCACGGCCACCGCGTCCTGTAGGAGCTCCCCGGCCCTCCTGGGCTCGTCCCCGAGGCCGCAGCGAGCCACCAGGCCGGCGGCTAGCAGCAGGACGCAGAGGACCAGCAGGGTCAGGAGGCTCTGCCTGTCCCCCAGGGGCCCGTAGCGGCGGGTGGCCTCTTTAGTCCTGGTGTTCACGCAAGCCACCTTGGCCTGCAAGTCTACAAAGGCCACGTGGAGGCAAGCCCAGTACTCCGTGTCCTGGTGGAGCCGGGTGATGTTGTAGGCGTGGGTCCCCATCGGGATGCGGGCCACGTTGGTCGTGTCCGAGTCGGAGGCGAGCGAGAAGCTGGACCAGGTGAGGTTGGAGGAGACGGTGTTGAGATGCGGCTTCCAGGCTACCAGGATGTGGTAGGCCTGCACGTCCAGCACCGCCAGCTCCAGGCTGGCCTCGCTGAGCGGGAAGGAGCTGTTGACCGTCACGCTGACGCTCCTGGTGTCCGCCCCGAGCAGGTTGTGAGCCACGCAGGTGTACAGCCCGGCCTCCCGGGCCGAGATCCCGGCAATCTCCAGCGTCCCTTCGGGGTGCACCTTGTAGCGCCCCTCTTCCACGTAGGGGACCAGCTTCACCCCCGAGGGGGTGACCCAGTAGATCTCCGGGTCTGGCTCCGCCAGGGCACGGCAGTGCAAGGAGACATCGTCCCCGTCCGCCGCTTCCAGGCGTGAGGGCAGGCTCCGGGCAGAGATGAGGGGCAGGCAGCGATCCGTCATCTCCCTGAAGGGGACATCCCGAATGTGCCTCCTCTTGAGCTCGGGGGGCTCGGCGCACAGCGTGGACTGGGGCTCGATGAAGCGGATGCGGTTCTCGGTGCTGTTGACCCAGCGGATGACGCAGTCGCAGCGGATGGGGTTGCCGTGGATGCTGATCTCCTGCAGGTTGGGCAGGGACTCGACCGTCTGCTTATGCAAGGCACTTAGGGCGTTGTTGTTGAGCATGAGGGTTTCCATCTGGGGCAGGTGGTGGAAGGCGCTGGGGTGGATGAAGGACAGCTTGGGGTTGTTGGTCATGTCCAGCTTGGTCAGCTCGGGGAGGTTGATCAAGGCAAACTTGTCTACGGACACCAGCTCCTCCATATTGTTGAGCCCCAGCTCCTTGAGGTGCAGCATGTTGGTGAAGTCGCTTTGCCTGACCCTCTGCAAGGGGTTTTTGTTCAGGTCCAGGAACTTGAGGCCGGGAACCTGCTGCAGGGCCCGCTTGGGGACGTTCACGAGCTTGTTGTCATAGAAAGAGAGGCTCTCCAGGCTTCGCAGCCCCTCCAGCGCGTAGTCCGAGATCTCCCTCAGGTtcatcccagccaaaaccaagcTCCGCAGGTTTGCCAA includes these proteins:
- the LRRN2 gene encoding leucine-rich repeat neuronal protein 2: MLPVSLSCLGRSRCHQPKMRPFRTSSLLLCVVAAAAIPIVPWKVKCPPQCVCQIRPWYTPRSVYREAATVDCNDLFLSAVPEDLPEGTQTLLLQSNNIARLEQGDVGYLRNLSELDLSQNSFSDVWDFGLKSMPQLLSLHLEENQLAELPDGSFPGLGNLQELYLNHNQLRRIAPRAFAGLGSLLRLHLNSNQLRTVDSRWFQMLPSLEILMIGGNRVDAILDMNFRPLANLRSLVLAGMNLREISDYALEGLRSLESLSFYDNKLVNVPKRALQQVPGLKFLDLNKNPLQRVRQSDFTNMLHLKELGLNNMEELVSVDKFALINLPELTKLDMTNNPKLSFIHPSAFHHLPQMETLMLNNNALSALHKQTVESLPNLQEISIHGNPIRCDCVIRWVNSTENRIRFIEPQSTLCAEPPELKRRHIRDVPFREMTDRCLPLISARSLPSRLEAADGDDVSLHCRALAEPDPEIYWVTPSGVKLVPYVEEGRYKVHPEGTLEIAGISAREAGLYTCVAHNLLGADTRSVSVTVNSSFPLSEASLELAVLDVQAYHILVAWKPHLNTVSSNLTWSSFSLASDSDTTNVARIPMGTHAYNITRLHQDTEYWACLHVAFVDLQAKVACVNTRTKEATRRYGPLGDRQSLLTLLVLCVLLLAAGLVARCGLGDEPRRAGELLQDAVAVRVVYPHLAPHWARGSRGGQLLAVEVQAAPLDS